The Ornithinimicrobium sufpigmenti genome includes the window GCCCGCGGCCGAAGCCGTTGTCGCCGAGGGCGAAGTCAAGATGGTTGAACCAGTCGCCGGAGGCGTAGCTGTTGCGGTCCAGGCTCTTGCTGCGCAGCAGCTCGGCCCCCGCGTGCCAGAAGCAGATGCCCTGCGACAGGGTCACGGTGGCCAGCGCCAGGGTGTTGCGCCGGAGCCGCTCCCTCATCGACGTCCCCTGCGGGAGCTTGAGCACCAGGGTGTCCCACAGCGTCTCGTTGTCGTGGGCGTCGACGTAGTTGACCACCTCCTCGGGCGACTCGGCATACCCGGTGGGCGCCTGGCCGTAGGGCACCCGCTCGCCGGTCACCTGCTGCCCCGTGGCCTGGGACCGGAAGCTGATCCGGCGCAACCCGCCGGCGAGGCCGACCTGGATCTGGTCGACGCGCTCCCCCGTCGGCCCACCCGTGACGAAACCCAGCCCGGTCCGCGGGTCCGGGTCGTGGACCGAGCCTCCCCGCACGGCGTCGCGCAGGCGGTCGTTGAAGGTGCCGATCCCGGTGCCGGCCAGCTGCCCCTGCACAGCCTGGTGGAAGCGGGCGTTGTCGGCGACCTCGCCGAAGTTCCAGCCCTCGCCGTAGAGGAGGACCGCGCTGCCGTCGACGCCGTGCTCGGCGACGGTGAGTGCGTCCAGCGCCCGTCGCACGGCCATCATGGTGGCGCGGCTGTGGTGTCCCATGAGGTCGAAGCGGAAGCCGTCGACCCGGTAGTGCCGCACCCACAGCACGCAGCCGTCCACCATGAGCCGCTCCGCCATGGCGTGCTCGGTCGCCACGTTCTGGCAGCACGTGGAGGTCTCCACCCGCCCGTCCCCGTCGAGCCGGTGGTAGTAGCCGGGCACCACGCGGTCCAGCACCGAGGTGCGGTGCAGCCCGGAGTCGGTGGTGTGGTTGTAGACCTGGTCCAGCACCACCCTGAGGCCGAGCTCGTGCAGGACGCCGACCATGTCCCGGAACTGCGCGGTCCGGCGGCCACCGTGGGCCTCGCCCGGCGTGGACGTGTAGGACCCCTCCGGAACCAGGAAGTGCCAGGGGTCGTAACCCCAGTTGAACGGGTCCCGGCCCGCCACCGCGCGCACCCGCCTCTGCTGCTCCGCCGAGTCCGGTGGCAGCGCGGCGAGCTCGTCAGGGTCGGCGTGCAGCTGTTCGGCAGGGTCCTCCGGGATCGAGGTCAGGTCGAAGGTGGGCAGCAGGTGCACGGTGCTCAGCCCCGCCTCGGCCAGCGCGCGCAGGTGGTCGCGGCCGTGCCCCGGCTGCCCGAACGCCAGGTAGCTGCCACGGAGCCCGTCGGGCACCCGGTCATCGCCCCGGGAGAAGTCACGCACGTGCAGCTCGTAGATCGCCTGGTCGACGGCACGGATCGGCGGCGGCAGCGGGGCCTCGCGCCACCGTGCCGGTGCGTGGACGGGATCCTCCAGGTCCACGATGACCGACCACCTGGAGTCGAGGGCCAGACCGACGGACCAGGGGTCGGTGCTGCGGACGGTCCGGCGCGCGCCACTGCCGGGTATGACGTGCTCCAGCTCGTACAGGTAGCACCGGTCGGTCCACTCCGGGGTGCCGGTCACCGTCCAGGCGCCGTCCTGCTGCCGGTGCATCGCCACCCGGACCGGCTCGCCGACGGGGAAGGAGGCCTCGGCCGGGTGCTGCGCCTGCACCTCCTCCCAGAGCAGGAGGGTCACCCCGCGGGCGGTGGGGGCCCACAGGGTCAGGGTGGGCACGCGGAGCCCGTGGCCGTCGGTGGTCCAGCTGGGGCCGTAGGAACGGCCGGTGGCGGACGCGGCATACAGGTCGTCCAGCACGCCTGGGACCTGGACGGACGTGGCGACCATCACGGCCCCGGTCGGGTCACGGACGAGCAGCGCGGTCTGGCCGCGCAGGAGGTCCTCGGCACGGGCCGCGTCCGGGTCGGCCAGGTGAAGCGGGTAGGCACCCTTCAGGTGAGGCCAGGCGTCGGCCACGGACTCAGGCAGGGGCCCCGCCTGGAGCCGCAGCGGCAGCTCCTCGGCACCATCCTGCGACCCGGCGACCAGGCGGTCGAGGTCCAGGCCACCGTCCGCCGCGACCACCAGCGACCAGGACAGGTGCTCGACCGGGCACCCGGTGGGCAGCGCACCGGGCGGCAGGGCCACCAGGTCCCGCCGGATCCAGTGCGCGCGGGCTCGCGACAGGTCAAGGGGCTCGCCCGACATGCCCGCTCCTCAGCTGCCGCCGACGACGGGCACACCGACGACAGGGGTCGTGGCATGCCGGTCGGAGACGACGGAGCCCACCGGTCGCAGGTCGAGCCACCACTGGCTGCGTGGCCGGTCCAGCGTGGGCTCCATCTCCTCGGCGAGGTGGTCGATGGGGGTGATCCGCTCCTGTCCGTCGACCTCGCCGATGTAGCAGGCGCTGGCTGCTCCGGCGGTCAGCTCGTGGTCGATGTGCGCCAGGGCTGCGCGGACGAGCCGGGTGGCGAGCAACCGGTCGTAGGGCGTGGGTTCCCCGCCGGTCTGCACGTGGCCGAGGGCGATCCGTCGGACGTCGAAGTGGTCGCCGCCCTCCTCCTCGAAGATCCGGGTCATCAGCTCGGCCGAGTAGTTCGCGTTGGCCTGCTCCCCACGGATGGCCAGCCACAGCTGCCGGCCCTGCCCGAAGGTGCGGGTCATCCGCTCCGCATCCTCGGCCAGGTCCACGATCCCGATCTCCTCCTCCGGCAGGTAGACCCGCTCGGCCCCGGCTGCGAGACCGCTCATCATCGCCAGGTAGCCGCAGGGACCGCCCATCGTCTCCACCACGAAGCACCGCTGGGTCGCCGAGGCGGACATGCGCAGCTTGTCCAGCGCGGCGGTGATGGTGTTGAGGGCGGTGTCGGCACCGATGGACAGCTCGGCGCCCGGGAGGTTGTTGTCGATGGCGGCCGGGACGCACACCATCGGGATCCCCAACGCAGGGTGCGCGTCCCGGGCCCCGTGCAGCACGGCTGCGGTCCGGTAGGCCTCGATGCCTCCGACCAGGACGAGTGCGTCGACGCCTTCCCGGGCCAACGTCTCGGCGATCTGCAGCGTCTGAGTAGCGTCCGGGACGATCCTGCGGGTCCCGAGCTCGGCGCCCGCCCGCCCGACCCAGTCGTCGACCTCCGCCCAGTCCAGGGCGGCGACCCGGCCGGCGACGAGGCCGGGGACCGAGCCGCGCACTCCCAGCACCACGTCGCCCGTCACGGACGCGGACCGCACGAGGGTACGCACCGCGGTGTTCATGCCGGGCGCGACGCCCCCGGCGTGCAGCACCGCGATGCGGCGTGGTGCCCGCGTCGGGCTCGGCGGGTATGCGGTGCCGTGCGGGTCAGCGAGTCGCCCGGGCACCCGCGGCGGGGCACAGAGCTCGGCGACGACCTCGCTGAGTGCGGAGAAGGAGCGGCCGCGCGCCGTCCGTGCGGCGGCGAAGTCTCCGCCCTCGAGCGCGGTCTTGACCGCCGTAGTGTCCTCGACCGCGCTGCCGAGAGGCAGCGGTACGAGGCGGTTGTCGCGGACCCCGACCACCTGGGCGGGGATGTCTGTGCCGTGCAGCACCTGCTGCACGGCGGCATACCCCAGCAGGGTGGGCATCCAGCGGTCATAGGCAGAGGGGCGCCCGCCGCGCTGTACGTGGCCGAGGATGGTGACCCTGGCTCCTTCGCCGCCCAGGCGTTCGGTGATGACCTCCCCGACCTGGCCGCTCGTGATCCGGTGCCCCTCCGAGTCGGTCGCGCCTTCGGCCACCACCACGATGAGGTCTCGGAGGCCGGCCTCGCGGGAGGCCTCCAGCCGGCTGACCAGCGCATCGCGCCAGTCCGGCCCCGGCGGATCCTCCGGGACGAGGACCGCGTCGGCGGCGCCCGCGACGGCGGCCATCAGGGCGAGGTACCCGCAGTGTCTCCCCATCACCTCCACCACGAACGTGCGTTGATGGCTGGCGGCCGTGGACCGCAGGGCGTCGATGGCGTCCACGATGCGGTGCAGGGCCGTGTCTGCACCGATCGTCATGTCGGTGCCGGCCATGTCGTTGTCGATGGAGCCCACGAGACCGGCGACGGTCAGCACCGGATGGGCCTGCGGCTGCTCCGTGGTGATCGCCCCCTGCTCGAGCAGCTCGCTCAGCAGCGAGGGCCACTCGTGACGGAACTCCTCGGTCCCGCGCAGGGACCCGTCCCCGCCGATGACGACGAGCCGGTCGATGCCGTGCTGCACGAGATTGCGCGCCGCCGCCCGCATCCCCTCCCGGGTGCGGAACTCGGGGCACCGGGCCGTGCCCAGCACGGTCCCGCCCATGTGCAGGATGCCACCGACGTCGTCCCAGGTGAGCGCGCGGATCGCGACTCCACCCGCAACCGCGCCGGCCCACCCCTCGTGGATGGCGTATGGCTGACCCCCGAGCCGGAGGGTCGCCCGCACGACGGCGCGGATGGCCGCGTTCATCCCCTGCGAGTCGCCGCCCGAGGTGAGCACCGCCACCCGAGGCCCCAGCTCGGTCGGCGGGTGGGACGTGGAGGCGGCAGCGACGGTCACCGCCCCATCTTGGCATGACCGAAGCCGGAGCCGATCGTTCCGGGGCATGCCAAAGGCCCGCCCGGATTGCTCCAGGCGGGCCTTTGAAAAGAGGTCCGGCGGTGTCCTACTCTCCCACACCGTCTCCAGTGCAGTACCATCGGCGCTGTCAGGCTTAGCTTCCGGGTTCGGAATGTGACCGGGCGTTTCCCTGACGCTATGACCGCCGTAACACGATCAACCCTTGTTCAACTCTGTCCTTGTGCCACGGCTGGACGTGGACACAGGGGTGGTTGTGGGTCGGGAACCGTACAGTGGACGCAGATCTTGTCTTGTCTTTGCGGGGTACACGGGGCGGAGCCCCGTGGGATTGTTAAGTTGTCGGCTTATTAGTACCGGTCAGCTTCACACATTACTGTGCTTCCACGTCCGGCCTATCAACCCAGTAGTCTAGCTGGGAGCCTCTCACACCAAAGGTGCATGGAAACCTCATCTTGAAGTGTGCTTCCCGCTTAGATGCTTTCAGCGGTTATCACGTCCGAACGTAGCTAATCAGCGGTGCCCTTGGCAGGACAACTGACACACCAGAGGTTCGTCC containing:
- a CDS encoding 6-phosphofructokinase, with product MTVAAASTSHPPTELGPRVAVLTSGGDSQGMNAAIRAVVRATLRLGGQPYAIHEGWAGAVAGGVAIRALTWDDVGGILHMGGTVLGTARCPEFRTREGMRAAARNLVQHGIDRLVVIGGDGSLRGTEEFRHEWPSLLSELLEQGAITTEQPQAHPVLTVAGLVGSIDNDMAGTDMTIGADTALHRIVDAIDALRSTAASHQRTFVVEVMGRHCGYLALMAAVAGAADAVLVPEDPPGPDWRDALVSRLEASREAGLRDLIVVVAEGATDSEGHRITSGQVGEVITERLGGEGARVTILGHVQRGGRPSAYDRWMPTLLGYAAVQQVLHGTDIPAQVVGVRDNRLVPLPLGSAVEDTTAVKTALEGGDFAAARTARGRSFSALSEVVAELCAPPRVPGRLADPHGTAYPPSPTRAPRRIAVLHAGGVAPGMNTAVRTLVRSASVTGDVVLGVRGSVPGLVAGRVAALDWAEVDDWVGRAGAELGTRRIVPDATQTLQIAETLAREGVDALVLVGGIEAYRTAAVLHGARDAHPALGIPMVCVPAAIDNNLPGAELSIGADTALNTITAALDKLRMSASATQRCFVVETMGGPCGYLAMMSGLAAGAERVYLPEEEIGIVDLAEDAERMTRTFGQGRQLWLAIRGEQANANYSAELMTRIFEEEGGDHFDVRRIALGHVQTGGEPTPYDRLLATRLVRAALAHIDHELTAGAASACYIGEVDGQERITPIDHLAEEMEPTLDRPRSQWWLDLRPVGSVVSDRHATTPVVGVPVVGGS
- the pulA gene encoding pullulanase-type alpha-1,6-glucosidase, whose amino-acid sequence is MSGEPLDLSRARAHWIRRDLVALPPGALPTGCPVEHLSWSLVVAADGGLDLDRLVAGSQDGAEELPLRLQAGPLPESVADAWPHLKGAYPLHLADPDAARAEDLLRGQTALLVRDPTGAVMVATSVQVPGVLDDLYAASATGRSYGPSWTTDGHGLRVPTLTLWAPTARGVTLLLWEEVQAQHPAEASFPVGEPVRVAMHRQQDGAWTVTGTPEWTDRCYLYELEHVIPGSGARRTVRSTDPWSVGLALDSRWSVIVDLEDPVHAPARWREAPLPPPIRAVDQAIYELHVRDFSRGDDRVPDGLRGSYLAFGQPGHGRDHLRALAEAGLSTVHLLPTFDLTSIPEDPAEQLHADPDELAALPPDSAEQQRRVRAVAGRDPFNWGYDPWHFLVPEGSYTSTPGEAHGGRRTAQFRDMVGVLHELGLRVVLDQVYNHTTDSGLHRTSVLDRVVPGYYHRLDGDGRVETSTCCQNVATEHAMAERLMVDGCVLWVRHYRVDGFRFDLMGHHSRATMMAVRRALDALTVAEHGVDGSAVLLYGEGWNFGEVADNARFHQAVQGQLAGTGIGTFNDRLRDAVRGGSVHDPDPRTGLGFVTGGPTGERVDQIQVGLAGGLRRISFRSQATGQQVTGERVPYGQAPTGYAESPEEVVNYVDAHDNETLWDTLVLKLPQGTSMRERLRRNTLALATVTLSQGICFWHAGAELLRSKSLDRNSYASGDWFNHLDFALGDNGFGRGLPPEPDNGTRWPVMRPLLADPALLPSAQDQAHAVACAHDLLRLRAAHPLLRLGSATAILEKVTFPVSGTADGADDLVVMLVDDLRGPRSDAPESGVLVILNAGGGREVRLPALAGQRWQLSPVQRTGVDEVVTGALWDVAEGRASVPGLSAVVLVRPG